From the genome of Streptomyces sp. NBC_01341, one region includes:
- a CDS encoding NADPH:quinone oxidoreductase family protein — protein sequence MQAWRVHRNGEPSEVMELEETDRPVPGDGQALIEVRAANINFPDALLCRGQYQVRPPLPFTPGVEVCGTTEDGRRVLATPALPRGGFADYVVADEAALLPSPEALDDAEAAALHIGYQTGWFGLHRRAHLQAGETLLVHAAAGGVGSAAVQLGKAAGATVIGVAGGPEKAAIARELGCDLVIDRRSEDIVAAVKEATGGRGADVVYDPVGGEAYAKSVKCVAFEGRVVVVGFASGSIPAPGLNHALVKNYSIMGLHWGLYNTKDPAAVRACHDELTKLAEQGAVKPLISERVPMADAARAVQRVADGTSTGRIVVMPAGGAR from the coding sequence ATGCAGGCATGGCGAGTGCACCGGAACGGCGAGCCGAGCGAGGTGATGGAGCTCGAGGAGACGGACCGGCCCGTGCCCGGCGACGGTCAGGCGCTGATCGAGGTGCGCGCGGCGAACATCAACTTCCCCGACGCGCTCCTGTGCCGGGGTCAGTACCAGGTGCGGCCCCCACTCCCCTTCACCCCTGGCGTGGAGGTCTGCGGTACGACCGAGGACGGCCGCCGGGTGCTCGCCACCCCCGCCCTTCCGCGGGGAGGCTTCGCCGACTACGTCGTCGCGGACGAGGCGGCCCTGCTGCCGTCACCCGAGGCCCTCGACGACGCCGAGGCGGCCGCCCTGCACATCGGATACCAGACCGGCTGGTTCGGACTGCACCGGCGCGCACACCTACAGGCCGGCGAGACGCTGCTGGTGCACGCGGCGGCCGGCGGCGTCGGCAGTGCGGCCGTCCAGCTGGGCAAAGCGGCCGGAGCCACCGTCATCGGCGTGGCCGGCGGACCCGAGAAGGCCGCGATCGCCCGCGAACTGGGCTGCGACCTGGTCATCGACCGCAGGAGCGAGGACATCGTCGCTGCCGTGAAGGAGGCCACGGGAGGACGCGGCGCGGACGTGGTCTACGACCCCGTCGGCGGAGAGGCCTACGCCAAGTCCGTCAAGTGCGTCGCCTTCGAGGGCCGGGTCGTGGTCGTCGGCTTCGCGAGCGGCTCGATCCCCGCACCCGGGCTCAACCACGCCCTGGTGAAGAACTACTCGATCATGGGCCTCCACTGGGGTCTGTACAACACCAAGGACCCCGCCGCTGTCCGCGCCTGCCACGACGAACTCACCAAACTCGCCGAACAGGGCGCCGTCAAGCCGCTCATCAGTGAACGCGTCCCCATGGCCGACGCGGCGCGGGCCGTCCAGCGGGTCGCGGACGGCACCAGCACCGGTCGCATCGTCGTCATGCCGGCAGGAGGGGCCCGATGA
- a CDS encoding helix-turn-helix domain-containing protein: MKEQSQEDPELDAVLTGVGPRLRRLRKDRGVTLAALSEATGISVSTLSRLESGGRRPSLELLLPIARAHEVPLDDLVGAPPVGDPRVRAKPIVQGTKTSLPLTGRPGGLQAYKVIQEAPCHDVPEQRTHEGYEWLYVLNGRLRLKLAEHDLVLVPGEAAEFDTRLPHWFGPAGDEPVEFLSLFGPQGERMHVRAKPKRP; encoded by the coding sequence ATGAAGGAACAGAGTCAGGAAGACCCCGAACTGGACGCCGTGCTCACCGGCGTCGGACCCCGGCTGCGGCGGCTGCGCAAGGATCGCGGGGTGACGCTCGCGGCACTGTCCGAGGCGACGGGTATCTCCGTCTCCACCCTGTCCCGCCTCGAATCCGGCGGCCGGCGGCCCAGTCTCGAACTGCTGCTCCCGATCGCGAGGGCCCACGAGGTGCCGCTCGACGACCTCGTGGGGGCCCCGCCGGTCGGTGATCCGAGGGTCCGGGCGAAACCGATCGTCCAGGGTACGAAGACCTCCCTGCCACTCACCGGCAGACCGGGGGGCCTCCAGGCGTACAAGGTGATCCAGGAGGCTCCCTGCCACGACGTGCCCGAGCAGCGGACCCACGAGGGCTACGAGTGGCTGTACGTGCTCAACGGGCGGCTGCGGCTCAAGCTCGCCGAACACGACCTCGTCCTGGTGCCGGGCGAGGCCGCCGAATTCGACACGCGGCTGCCGCACTGGTTCGGCCCCGCGGGCGACGAGCCGGTCGAGTTCCTCAGTCTCTTCGGGCCGCAGGGGGAGCGGATGCACGTGCGTGCCAAGCCGAAACGGCCGTGA
- a CDS encoding PIG-L deacetylase family protein, which yields MTQQQLEPMPADWQRALAVVAHPDDLEYGCAAAVAGWTDGGREITYLLASRGEAGIDTIAPEECAPLREREQRASAAAVGVTGVEFLDHRDGVIEYGTALRRDIAAAVRRYRPELLITLNHRDTWGGVAWNTPDHRAVGRATLDAAGDAGNRWIFPELRERGLEPWDGVRWVAVAGTDRPTHAVDATPGFERAVRSLLAHRTYIEVLTDEAPEAYCRRFLAGTTEAAAERFGGRPAVAFEVFSR from the coding sequence ATGACACAGCAGCAGCTGGAACCCATGCCCGCGGACTGGCAGCGGGCGCTGGCGGTGGTCGCCCACCCCGACGACCTGGAGTACGGCTGCGCCGCCGCCGTGGCCGGCTGGACCGACGGAGGCCGGGAGATCACGTACCTCCTGGCGAGCCGCGGTGAGGCCGGGATCGACACGATCGCTCCCGAGGAGTGTGCGCCGTTGCGCGAGCGGGAGCAGCGGGCGAGCGCCGCGGCCGTGGGTGTCACCGGCGTGGAATTCCTGGACCACCGGGACGGCGTCATCGAGTACGGCACGGCTCTGCGCCGCGACATCGCGGCGGCCGTCCGCCGGTACCGGCCCGAACTGCTCATCACGCTCAACCACCGCGACACCTGGGGCGGCGTGGCGTGGAACACCCCCGACCACCGCGCGGTCGGCCGCGCCACCCTGGACGCCGCCGGTGACGCCGGCAACCGCTGGATCTTCCCCGAACTCCGGGAGCGGGGACTCGAACCGTGGGACGGCGTGCGCTGGGTCGCCGTGGCGGGTACCGACCGGCCCACCCACGCGGTCGACGCCACCCCGGGGTTCGAGCGCGCTGTCCGGTCGCTGCTCGCCCACCGCACCTACATCGAGGTGCTGACCGACGAGGCCCCGGAGGCGTACTGCCGCAGGTTCCTCGCCGGCACCACCGAGGCCGCTGCCGAGCGCTTCGGCGGCCGCCCCGCCGTCGCGTTCGAGGTCTTCAGCCGCTGA
- a CDS encoding rhodanese-like domain-containing protein, which produces MISPASLSPAQAAARLEEFTVIDVRAPGEYASGHVPGALNIPLDRLAEALPALKSASARGSLLVVCASGVRSVRACEILADADIAAATLTGGTSAWEGDGRGLDRPAGARTTWPMERQVRLAAGSLVVAGLLAGRRFPAARWLSAGVGAGLVYSAASNTCGMAAVLGKLPYNRAPQAEAGLVATLDALQG; this is translated from the coding sequence GTGATCAGCCCCGCATCCCTCTCCCCCGCCCAGGCCGCGGCCCGTCTGGAGGAGTTCACCGTCATCGATGTCAGGGCCCCCGGGGAGTACGCCTCGGGACACGTGCCGGGCGCACTGAACATCCCGCTCGACCGGCTCGCAGAGGCGCTGCCCGCCCTGAAGTCGGCCTCGGCCCGCGGCTCCCTGCTGGTGGTGTGCGCCTCCGGGGTGCGCTCGGTCCGCGCCTGCGAGATCCTCGCCGACGCCGACATCGCGGCCGCCACCCTGACCGGCGGCACCTCGGCCTGGGAGGGCGACGGGCGCGGTCTCGACCGTCCCGCGGGAGCACGGACCACGTGGCCGATGGAGCGCCAGGTGCGGCTCGCCGCCGGTTCGCTGGTGGTGGCGGGCCTGCTGGCCGGCCGACGCTTCCCCGCGGCGCGCTGGCTGTCGGCCGGGGTCGGCGCCGGTCTCGTCTATTCCGCGGCGAGCAACACCTGCGGCATGGCGGCGGTCCTCGGGAAGCTCCCGTACAACCGCGCGCCGCAGGCGGAGGCCGGCCTGGTCGCGACCCTGGACGCACTCCAGGGCTGA
- a CDS encoding alpha/beta fold hydrolase, protein MNSYRQPGLVLTDRRFTVPLDHDDPGGEAIELFAREAVASGKSGEDLPWLVYLEGGPGFGARRFVGDEAWLGRAVREFRVLLLDQRGTGLSTPATRQTLPSRGGPREQAAHLAHFRADSIVRDCELIRPQLTGGAPWTVLGQSYGGFCAVHYLSAAPEGLDTVLITGGLPSLDAHADDVYRAAYPRIERKVAAHYARYPQDVARARAVAAHLAEHRPDSAGHRLTPEGFQSLGIMLGGGTGSHQLHYLLENAFVDGTHGRELSDAFQEAMRTATSFAGHPLYALMHESIYGQGPRPTGWAAERVRAEFPQFDAGTALAGDGPVLFTGESIHPWHFDVDPALRPLRETAELLAARTDWPVLYDTERLAANEVPVAAAVYHDDMYVDTEHALRTAASIRGLRTWVTSEFEHDGVRAGGPRVLDRLLALARGESDR, encoded by the coding sequence TTGAACAGCTATCGCCAGCCCGGCCTCGTCCTCACGGACCGCCGGTTCACGGTTCCCCTCGACCACGACGATCCGGGCGGTGAGGCGATCGAGCTCTTCGCCCGCGAGGCCGTCGCCTCCGGGAAGTCGGGCGAGGACCTGCCCTGGCTGGTCTACCTGGAGGGCGGCCCGGGGTTCGGTGCCCGCCGCTTCGTCGGTGACGAGGCATGGCTGGGCCGGGCGGTACGGGAGTTCCGTGTGCTGCTCCTGGACCAGCGGGGGACGGGTCTCTCCACCCCGGCGACCCGGCAGACCCTCCCCTCGCGCGGCGGCCCGCGCGAACAGGCCGCCCACCTCGCGCACTTCCGCGCCGACAGCATCGTCCGCGACTGCGAGCTGATCCGGCCTCAGCTCACGGGCGGGGCCCCCTGGACGGTCCTCGGGCAGTCCTACGGCGGGTTCTGCGCCGTGCACTACCTGTCAGCCGCCCCGGAAGGGCTCGACACCGTCCTGATCACCGGCGGACTGCCGTCGCTGGACGCACACGCCGACGACGTCTACCGGGCCGCGTACCCGCGCATCGAGCGCAAGGTCGCGGCGCACTACGCCCGTTACCCGCAGGACGTCGCACGCGCCCGTGCCGTCGCCGCGCACCTCGCGGAGCACCGCCCCGACAGCGCGGGCCACCGGCTGACTCCCGAAGGCTTCCAGTCGCTGGGCATCATGCTCGGCGGCGGCACCGGCAGTCATCAGCTGCACTACCTCCTGGAGAACGCCTTCGTCGACGGCACCCACGGGCGCGAGCTCTCCGACGCCTTCCAGGAGGCCATGCGCACCGCCACGTCGTTCGCCGGGCACCCGCTGTACGCCCTCATGCACGAGTCGATCTACGGACAGGGCCCGCGGCCCACCGGCTGGGCGGCCGAACGTGTCCGCGCCGAGTTCCCGCAGTTCGACGCCGGCACCGCCCTCGCGGGCGACGGACCGGTGCTGTTCACCGGAGAGAGCATCCACCCCTGGCACTTCGACGTCGATCCCGCACTGCGTCCGCTGCGCGAGACGGCCGAACTGCTGGCGGCCCGCACCGACTGGCCCGTCCTGTACGACACCGAGCGGCTCGCGGCCAACGAGGTGCCGGTGGCCGCCGCCGTCTACCACGACGACATGTACGTCGACACGGAGCACGCGCTGCGCACGGCTGCCTCGATCCGCGGGCTGCGCACATGGGTGACCAGTGAGTTCGAGCACGACGGGGTGCGGGCGGGCGGGCCGCGTGTGCTCGACCGGCTGCTCGCGCTCGCGAGGGGCGAGAGCGACCGTTAG
- a CDS encoding aldo/keto reductase translates to MPTVPTVTLNNGVTIPQLGFGVFQVPDDETTAAVTTALEAGYRSIDTATVYGNEAGVGRALAESGLPREELFVTTKLWNADQGYDATLAAFDASLAELGLDHVDLYLIHWPTPARDLYTDTWRALEKLYADGRIRAAGVSNFQPAHLNRLREQSSLAPAVNQVELHPGLQQSELRAVHAEAGIATEAWSPLAQGALLDDEVITSLAERHGRTPAQVVLRWHLQLGNIVIPKSVTPARIRQNIDVFDFELSAADMNAVAGLDRGMRTGPDPDVVN, encoded by the coding sequence ATGCCCACGGTCCCCACCGTCACCCTCAACAACGGCGTCACGATTCCGCAGCTCGGCTTCGGCGTCTTCCAGGTGCCCGACGACGAGACCACCGCGGCGGTCACCACCGCACTGGAGGCGGGCTACCGCTCCATCGACACGGCCACCGTCTACGGCAACGAGGCGGGCGTGGGCCGGGCACTGGCCGAGTCCGGACTCCCCCGGGAGGAGCTGTTCGTCACGACGAAACTCTGGAACGCGGACCAGGGCTACGACGCCACACTCGCTGCCTTCGACGCGTCGCTGGCCGAGCTCGGCCTCGACCACGTGGACCTCTACCTCATCCACTGGCCGACGCCCGCCCGCGACCTCTACACCGACACCTGGCGCGCCCTGGAGAAGCTGTACGCAGACGGCCGGATACGGGCCGCGGGCGTCTCCAACTTCCAGCCCGCGCACCTGAACCGCCTGCGCGAGCAGAGTTCACTCGCGCCCGCCGTCAACCAGGTCGAGCTGCACCCCGGCCTCCAGCAGAGCGAACTCCGCGCCGTGCACGCCGAGGCCGGCATCGCCACCGAGGCGTGGAGCCCGCTGGCCCAAGGGGCGCTGCTCGACGACGAGGTGATCACCTCGCTCGCGGAGCGCCACGGGAGGACACCCGCACAGGTCGTCCTGCGCTGGCACCTCCAGCTCGGGAACATCGTGATCCCCAAGTCGGTCACACCCGCGCGGATCCGGCAGAACATCGACGTGTTCGACTTCGAACTCTCAGCCGCCGACATGAACGCCGTCGCCGGCCTGGACCGTGGCATGCGGACCGGCCCCGACCCGGACGTCGTCAACTGA
- a CDS encoding DUF2087 domain-containing protein, producing MPDTESRSSHQVSSLFSGGRLTAIPRRTARRDQLLAHLAQTLFEPDRVYSEREVNEALLTVHEDCPALRRFLVVAGLLERTRDGGSYRRAG from the coding sequence ATGCCCGATACGGAATCCCGCAGTTCGCACCAGGTGTCCTCCCTCTTCTCGGGGGGCCGCCTCACGGCGATCCCCCGTAGGACCGCGCGGCGTGATCAGTTGCTGGCGCACCTCGCGCAGACGCTGTTCGAGCCCGACCGCGTCTACAGCGAGCGTGAGGTCAACGAGGCGCTGCTCACCGTGCACGAGGACTGCCCCGCCCTGCGCCGCTTTCTCGTAGTGGCCGGGCTGCTGGAACGGACCAGGGACGGCGGGAGCTACCGGCGGGCCGGCTGA
- a CDS encoding nitroreductase family deazaflavin-dependent oxidoreductase has translation MPIEGEYEPSPTAWVREQVELIESSGGTQGTTLRGMPVILLTTRGAKSGKVRKSPLMRVEHDGRYAVVASLGGAPKHPVWYYNILADPKVELRDGTVQQDMVAREVSGDEKALWWGRAVEAFPDYAEYQRKTDREIPVFVLTPADQG, from the coding sequence ATGCCGATCGAGGGTGAGTACGAGCCGAGCCCGACCGCATGGGTTCGTGAGCAGGTCGAGCTCATCGAGAGCTCCGGCGGGACGCAGGGCACCACCCTGCGGGGTATGCCCGTCATTCTCCTCACGACGCGAGGCGCCAAGAGCGGCAAGGTCCGCAAGTCGCCGCTCATGCGGGTCGAGCACGACGGACGGTACGCCGTCGTCGCCTCCCTCGGCGGCGCCCCCAAGCACCCCGTCTGGTACTACAACATCCTCGCCGACCCGAAGGTCGAGCTGAGGGACGGCACCGTCCAGCAGGACATGGTGGCCCGCGAGGTGTCGGGGGACGAGAAGGCGCTGTGGTGGGGCCGGGCCGTCGAGGCATTCCCCGACTACGCCGAGTACCAGAGGAAGACCGACCGCGAGATCCCGGTCTTCGTCCTCACTCCGGCGGATCAGGGCTGA
- a CDS encoding FAD-dependent oxidoreductase has translation MTRPVRVAIVGAGPAGIYAADALLKSEVAQEPGVSIDLFERMPAPFGLIRYGVAPDHPRIKGIVKALHQVLDKPQLRLFGNVDYPDDIGLDDLRSFYDAVIFSTGADADRALDIPGIELGGSYGAADFVAWYDGHPEVPRTWPLEAEKVAVLGVGNVALDVARILAKTADELLPTEIPANVYDGLKANRALEVHVFGRRGPAQAKFSPMELRELDHSPNIEVIVNPEDIDYDDGSIATRRENKQANMVASTLENWAIRDVGDRPHKLFLHFFESPVEVLGEDGSVVGLRTERTELDGTGNVKGTGRFTDWDVQSVYRAVGYYSEELPKLPFDVVSGTVPHAAGRVLAGGEPMSSVYVTGWIKRGPIGLIGHTKGDANETVACLLEDHAAGRLPAPGRPEADAVVDFLEQRGVRYTTKEGWHRLDAHEQALGAEQGRERVKVVERAAMLDASGA, from the coding sequence ATGACACGCCCCGTCCGCGTCGCCATCGTCGGAGCCGGTCCCGCCGGAATCTACGCAGCGGACGCGCTTCTCAAGTCCGAGGTCGCCCAGGAGCCGGGCGTATCGATCGACCTCTTCGAACGCATGCCCGCCCCCTTCGGCCTGATCCGGTACGGAGTGGCTCCCGACCACCCGAGGATCAAGGGCATCGTCAAGGCGCTGCACCAGGTCCTGGACAAGCCGCAGCTGCGGCTGTTCGGCAATGTCGACTACCCCGACGACATCGGTCTGGACGACCTGCGGTCCTTCTACGATGCCGTGATCTTCTCCACCGGCGCCGACGCCGACCGCGCGCTCGACATACCGGGCATCGAGCTCGGTGGGTCCTACGGCGCCGCCGACTTCGTCGCCTGGTACGACGGCCACCCGGAGGTTCCGCGTACCTGGCCACTGGAGGCCGAGAAGGTCGCCGTGCTCGGCGTCGGCAACGTCGCCCTGGACGTCGCGCGCATCCTCGCGAAGACGGCTGACGAGCTCCTGCCGACCGAGATTCCCGCCAACGTGTACGACGGCCTCAAGGCGAACAGGGCCCTGGAGGTGCACGTCTTCGGACGACGCGGACCGGCCCAGGCGAAGTTCAGCCCGATGGAGCTCCGCGAGCTGGACCACTCTCCGAACATCGAGGTCATCGTCAACCCCGAGGACATCGACTACGACGACGGCTCGATCGCCACGCGCCGGGAGAACAAGCAGGCCAACATGGTGGCCTCCACCCTGGAGAACTGGGCGATCCGGGACGTCGGCGACCGCCCCCACAAGCTGTTCCTGCACTTCTTCGAGTCCCCCGTCGAGGTCCTCGGCGAGGACGGCAGTGTCGTCGGCCTGCGTACCGAGCGCACCGAGCTCGACGGCACGGGCAACGTCAAGGGCACCGGCCGCTTCACCGACTGGGACGTGCAGAGCGTCTACCGCGCGGTGGGCTACTACTCGGAGGAGCTCCCGAAGCTGCCCTTCGACGTGGTGTCCGGCACCGTCCCGCACGCCGCCGGACGCGTGCTGGCCGGCGGCGAACCGATGTCCTCGGTGTACGTGACCGGCTGGATCAAGCGCGGCCCGATCGGCCTCATCGGACACACCAAGGGTGACGCCAACGAGACGGTGGCCTGCCTGCTGGAGGACCACGCCGCCGGCCGCCTGCCCGCCCCCGGCCGGCCCGAAGCCGACGCGGTCGTGGACTTCCTGGAGCAGCGCGGCGTGCGCTACACCACCAAGGAAGGCTGGCACCGCCTCGACGCCCACGAGCAGGCGCTCGGCGCCGAGCAGGGCCGTGAGCGCGTCAAGGTGGTCGAGCGCGCGGCCATGCTGGACGCCTCGGGAGCCTGA
- the helR gene encoding RNA polymerase recycling motor ATPase HelR: MRFSSDPVTTSAFELPERLAQKAVPSLIAGDEQHFAAIAECLEQTIDELSDRLAAERRAPGGAGRQAMDRDAEIHRLTGRLRALRRFGLDLCLGHMAGADGSGPVYVGRLGLKDSAGRRLLVDWRSPAAEPFFGATHANPMGLSSRRRYRWSGGRISDYWDEVFTPDGLSGHAALDDQSAFIAGLAGTRSARMRDVLGTIQADQDAIIRAGSRGALVVDGGPGTGKTVVALHRSAYLLYADPRLGHRRGGVLFVGPHQPYLGYVADVLPSLGEEGVRTCTLRDLVPEGAAAAGEPDPEVARLKSSADLVRAVEAAVRFYEEAPSEGMVVETHWSDIRLSADDWALAFEAAGPGTPHNEARDHVWEELVTILVDKHAGDAPAEQLRRSLERNRELTAAFDRAWPLLDAAELVGDLWSVPAYLRTCAPWLAPDEVRRLQRADAQAWTVPDLPLLDAARQRLGDPAASRRAVLHRAALAAERERMAQVVDALLEADDDGEGLVTMLNGQDMKDTLVDPTAPHGAESDPLAGPFAHIVVDEAQELTDAEWQMLLLRCPSRSFTVVGDRAQARRGFTESWQDRLGRIGLDRITMASLSINYRTPQEIMREAEPVVRAVLPDANVPTSVRSGGLPVVHGAVADLGAVLGTWLTGNAEGTACVIGDPTFRPTPRVRSLTPELSKGLEFDLVVLIDPEAFGEGTEGAVDRYVAMTRATRQLVVLTSP; encoded by the coding sequence ATGCGTTTTTCGTCGGACCCCGTGACCACCAGTGCGTTCGAGCTCCCCGAGCGCCTTGCCCAGAAGGCCGTCCCGTCACTGATCGCCGGCGACGAACAGCACTTCGCAGCCATCGCGGAGTGTCTGGAGCAGACGATCGACGAGTTGTCCGACCGTCTCGCCGCCGAGCGGAGGGCGCCGGGCGGTGCGGGTCGGCAGGCGATGGACCGGGACGCCGAGATCCACCGGCTCACCGGCCGCCTGCGCGCACTGCGGCGGTTCGGCCTCGACCTCTGCCTCGGTCACATGGCCGGTGCGGACGGGTCCGGCCCCGTGTACGTCGGACGCCTCGGCCTCAAGGACAGCGCGGGACGTCGGCTGCTCGTCGACTGGCGCTCACCGGCGGCCGAGCCGTTCTTCGGAGCCACCCACGCCAACCCGATGGGCCTGTCGAGCCGTCGCCGTTACCGGTGGAGCGGCGGACGCATCAGCGACTACTGGGACGAGGTGTTCACACCGGACGGCCTCAGCGGGCACGCGGCGCTCGACGACCAGTCCGCCTTCATCGCCGGCCTGGCCGGAACCAGGTCGGCGCGGATGCGGGATGTGCTCGGGACCATCCAGGCCGACCAGGACGCCATCATCCGTGCGGGGTCCCGTGGCGCGCTCGTCGTCGACGGCGGTCCGGGCACCGGGAAGACGGTCGTCGCCCTGCACCGCTCGGCCTACCTCCTCTACGCCGATCCGCGCCTCGGCCACCGCAGGGGCGGCGTACTGTTCGTCGGTCCGCACCAGCCCTATCTGGGATACGTGGCAGATGTCCTGCCCAGCCTCGGGGAGGAGGGCGTGCGGACCTGCACCCTCCGGGATCTCGTCCCCGAGGGAGCCGCGGCGGCGGGTGAGCCCGATCCCGAGGTGGCCCGGCTGAAGTCCTCAGCGGACCTCGTGCGCGCGGTCGAGGCGGCCGTCAGGTTCTACGAGGAGGCGCCGTCCGAGGGGATGGTGGTCGAGACGCACTGGTCGGACATCCGGCTGAGCGCGGACGACTGGGCGCTGGCGTTCGAGGCGGCGGGGCCGGGCACACCGCACAACGAGGCACGCGACCATGTCTGGGAGGAACTCGTCACGATCCTCGTGGACAAGCACGCGGGCGATGCGCCCGCGGAACAGCTGCGGAGGTCGCTGGAGCGGAACAGGGAGCTGACCGCCGCCTTCGACCGCGCGTGGCCGCTGCTCGACGCCGCCGAGCTGGTCGGTGACCTGTGGTCGGTGCCCGCCTACCTGCGTACGTGCGCTCCTTGGCTCGCCCCGGACGAGGTGCGGCGGTTGCAGAGGGCGGACGCCCAGGCCTGGACGGTGCCCGACCTGCCGCTTCTCGACGCCGCACGGCAGAGGCTCGGTGACCCGGCGGCGTCCCGGCGCGCCGTACTGCACAGGGCGGCCCTGGCCGCCGAGCGGGAGCGGATGGCCCAGGTCGTCGACGCCCTGCTCGAAGCGGACGACGACGGTGAAGGGCTGGTGACGATGCTGAACGGGCAGGACATGAAGGACACGCTCGTCGACCCGACCGCCCCGCACGGTGCCGAGTCCGACCCGCTCGCGGGCCCTTTCGCGCACATCGTCGTCGACGAGGCACAGGAACTGACCGACGCCGAATGGCAGATGCTGCTGCTGCGGTGCCCCTCCAGGAGCTTCACCGTCGTCGGTGACCGCGCCCAGGCCAGACGCGGGTTCACGGAGTCGTGGCAGGACCGGCTCGGACGGATCGGGCTCGACCGGATCACCATGGCCTCGCTGAGCATCAACTACCGGACTCCGCAGGAGATCATGCGGGAGGCCGAGCCGGTCGTCCGGGCCGTCCTCCCGGACGCCAATGTGCCGACTTCGGTCCGCAGCGGCGGGCTCCCGGTCGTCCACGGAGCGGTCGCCGATCTGGGCGCGGTCCTCGGCACCTGGCTGACCGGCAACGCCGAAGGCACCGCCTGTGTCATCGGTGATCCCACGTTCCGGCCGACGCCCCGCGTGCGGTCGCTGACTCCGGAACTGTCGAAGGGACTCGAGTTCGACCTGGTCGTACTCATCGACCCGGAGGCGTTCGGCGAGGGAACCGAGGGGGCGGTCGACCGTTATGTCGCCATGACCCGGGCGACCCGCCAACTCGTCGTCCTCACGAGTCCGTGA
- a CDS encoding L-threonylcarbamoyladenylate synthase: MAKYFDVHPENPQRRTISNVADSIRSGALVAYPTDSCYALGCQLGSRDGIGRIRSIRNLDDRHHFTLVCQNFAQLGQFVQVDNDVFRSIKAATPGSYTFILPATKEVPRQLLHPKKKTVGVRIPDHAVTQALLAELGEPLLSSTLLLPDEKEPLTQGWEIKERLDHVVDVVLDSGDCGTEPTTVIDFSSGELEIVRRGAGDLSRFE; encoded by the coding sequence ATGGCGAAGTACTTCGATGTGCACCCCGAGAATCCCCAGCGCCGCACCATCAGCAACGTGGCCGACAGCATCCGCTCCGGCGCCCTCGTCGCGTATCCGACCGACTCCTGTTACGCCCTGGGATGTCAGCTCGGCAGCCGGGACGGGATCGGCCGCATCCGGTCGATCCGCAACCTCGACGACCGGCACCACTTCACCCTCGTGTGCCAGAACTTCGCACAGCTGGGGCAGTTCGTCCAGGTGGACAACGACGTCTTCCGCTCCATCAAGGCGGCGACACCCGGTAGTTACACCTTCATCCTGCCGGCGACCAAAGAGGTGCCCCGGCAACTGCTGCACCCCAAGAAGAAGACCGTCGGTGTCCGGATCCCCGATCACGCCGTCACGCAGGCGCTCCTCGCCGAGCTCGGCGAGCCACTGCTGTCCAGCACCCTGCTCCTGCCCGACGAGAAGGAACCGCTGACGCAGGGCTGGGAGATCAAGGAACGCCTCGACCACGTCGTGGACGTCGTGCTCGACTCCGGCGACTGCGGTACGGAGCCCACCACCGTCATCGACTTCTCCTCCGGCGAACTGGAGATCGTGCGCCGCGGGGCCGGTGACCTCTCCCGCTTCGAGTAG
- a CDS encoding DUF6381 family protein, which yields MSESDDLRGRARKMHDKAKELENAAEQATDAGERQRLQEKARRLESQSEQISDMASGDIYPIE from the coding sequence ATGAGTGAGTCGGACGACCTTCGGGGCCGTGCACGGAAGATGCACGACAAGGCGAAGGAACTCGAGAACGCGGCCGAACAGGCCACGGACGCCGGAGAGCGTCAGCGCCTGCAGGAGAAGGCGCGGCGTCTCGAATCGCAGAGTGAGCAGATCAGCGACATGGCCAGTGGGGACATCTATCCCATCGAGTAG
- a CDS encoding DUF2267 domain-containing protein, protein MRWQAFLEAVQERGEYASALEAERASRVVLALLGAHIVGEERNELAAKLPETFALILLNPLQAAEPLSSERFVRAAAAWIDGATEQTAAWDTSAVLSVAADAAGDELLERLLLQLPPGYDLLFGHPSSR, encoded by the coding sequence ATGAGATGGCAGGCGTTCCTGGAGGCCGTCCAGGAACGCGGGGAGTACGCGTCGGCACTGGAGGCGGAGCGGGCCTCACGTGTGGTGCTGGCACTCCTGGGCGCACACATCGTCGGTGAGGAACGCAACGAACTGGCCGCGAAGCTGCCCGAGACCTTCGCGCTCATCCTCCTGAACCCGTTGCAGGCCGCCGAACCCCTCAGTTCCGAGCGGTTCGTGCGCGCGGCCGCCGCCTGGATCGACGGGGCCACCGAGCAAACGGCGGCGTGGGACACGAGCGCGGTCCTCAGCGTGGCGGCGGACGCCGCGGGCGACGAGCTTCTGGAGCGCCTGCTGCTCCAACTCCCCCCGGGCTACGACCTCCTGTTCGGCCACCCCAGCAGCAGGTAA